One Deinococcus ruber DNA window includes the following coding sequences:
- a CDS encoding tautomerase family protein: MPMIDVIAAAGTFSDKSDLAQKLAAAVMRWEGVPAIPLFMNNTAAFIHELPADSLANVSGDSNYVRVQVLTPVGVLDQTKRLGVVRELTEIVAAAAGDPTLQERTWVLITEAPDGGWGIAGHANTNADIAQAARQALSKLAEQS; the protein is encoded by the coding sequence ATGCCCATGATCGACGTGATTGCCGCCGCAGGAACCTTTTCCGACAAGTCCGACCTGGCCCAGAAACTGGCCGCCGCCGTCATGCGCTGGGAAGGCGTGCCCGCTATTCCGCTGTTTATGAACAATACCGCCGCGTTTATTCATGAACTGCCTGCCGACTCGCTCGCCAATGTCAGCGGCGACAGCAACTATGTTCGCGTGCAGGTGTTGACCCCGGTGGGCGTGCTCGACCAGACCAAACGGCTCGGCGTGGTCAGGGAACTGACCGAGATCGTCGCAGCCGCTGCGGGTGATCCCACCCTGCAAGAGCGCACCTGGGTTCTCATCACCGAGGCTCCGGACGGTGGCTGGGGCATTGCCGGTCATGCCAACACCAATGCCGACATCGCCCAGGCGGCGCGGCAGGCCCTCAGCAAGCTCGCTGAACAGAGCTGA
- a CDS encoding TetR/AcrR family transcriptional regulator, whose amino-acid sequence MARRQTSASTTPGTIDAPGDSSRARMVQSAASLIGSRGMNATSFSEVVDDSGAPRGSIYHHFPDGKKQLAEEAIRWTSERVLAYQRAYSGHTAAGVLERFIGMWRQLVVASGGTAGCVVAGVAIDSEPGENSLIQVVRATFQAWVSLLASQLEGVGIPAVRATPLALTVLAAMEGALILCRAEGNAAPLDAVAGELLKLLPQEPAELR is encoded by the coding sequence GTGGCACGCCGTCAGACATCCGCATCAACGACGCCCGGCACGATAGATGCGCCGGGAGACAGCAGCAGGGCGCGGATGGTGCAGAGCGCCGCCTCACTCATCGGCAGCCGGGGCATGAACGCCACGTCGTTTTCGGAAGTGGTAGACGACAGCGGTGCGCCCCGTGGCTCGATCTATCACCACTTCCCGGACGGCAAAAAACAGCTTGCAGAGGAGGCGATCCGCTGGACTTCCGAACGCGTGCTCGCGTACCAGAGAGCCTACAGCGGCCATACTGCTGCGGGCGTGCTGGAGCGCTTCATCGGCATGTGGCGGCAGCTCGTGGTGGCCTCTGGTGGCACGGCAGGCTGCGTCGTGGCAGGCGTCGCCATCGACAGCGAGCCAGGCGAGAACTCGCTCATTCAGGTGGTACGCGCCACCTTCCAGGCATGGGTGTCGCTGCTGGCGTCGCAGCTGGAAGGCGTGGGCATTCCCGCCGTGCGGGCCACACCTCTCGCCCTGACAGTGCTGGCGGCTATGGAAGGCGCACTGATCCTGTGCCGCGCCGAGGGCAACGCCGCGCCGCTGGACGCCGTGGCCGGAGAACTGCTGAAACTGCTGCCCCAGGAACCGGCAGAACTGCGCTAG
- a CDS encoding HelD family protein, with product MPSPLPPSLPDQQTVHPEFAAETQHLDGTLSSMLAQIEAWEDRSRNVGADLETSLTLADTAEEHAAMLSVHLPAPYFGSLKVRVGGREQTLYVGKIAHRDLKGPYSITSWESEVGGLFYSQETGWTTPRGLKGTIQRRRQLDVRQKTLHGLTDLYDASAGGDTGGREDVLLRRLSEGSTTGMRDVVETLQPEQNAAMRAPAGQSVLIQGAAGSGKTTIGFHRLAWMMHPDRLHHRATPETTLVLMPNQVLASYAARVLPGLNLEGVTVTTPERWQLGFLGLEKMDVTDRTLTLLLQDRDNGRRRAAWRRAKALGDVRMLAVVRRYLRLRLEANLGTLAYQAVVETGRKEAEVQLSSAQLHDLLGTVLTREPLEGYRPAFRAALEAELLAQANATDAQEVSVLRQLAPDLTRLVGRIFAGMLPVTEARRLLQDEATLRSAAGELLDERTLSVLLSDPLASVAKPRRSYADVTELPLMLAVAGLLDGLGRRVGNALEPYSHVVLDEAQDYAPLLYALLGRAARPGHITALGDLNQGLHGYKGPNSWADVQAALGNAGGAGAELLRLSHTYRSTRQITELSAQVAATYNRAAGVVGVDRDGAAVERLTGAPLPELIARAVKTMQAAGQTNIAVVTRRASDADALVPLLQQHDLDAQPILNELARYVGGVVILPVNLAKGLEFDGCVVAGADAQTYDPATEYESRLLYVSVSRGLHRLALVAEGELHPLL from the coding sequence ATGCCGAGTCCGCTTCCCCCCTCCCTGCCCGACCAGCAGACCGTCCATCCCGAGTTTGCCGCCGAAACACAGCATCTGGACGGCACCCTTTCTTCGATGCTGGCCCAGATCGAAGCCTGGGAAGACCGCTCGCGCAACGTTGGAGCCGATCTGGAAACCAGCCTGACGCTGGCCGACACCGCCGAAGAACACGCCGCGATGCTGAGCGTGCATCTACCCGCGCCGTATTTCGGGTCTTTGAAGGTGCGCGTGGGTGGACGCGAGCAGACGCTGTATGTGGGCAAGATCGCCCACCGCGACCTGAAGGGGCCGTACAGCATTACCTCGTGGGAATCGGAGGTGGGCGGGCTGTTCTATTCGCAGGAAACCGGCTGGACGACCCCCAGAGGGCTGAAAGGCACCATTCAGCGGCGGCGGCAACTCGATGTGCGCCAGAAAACGCTGCATGGGCTGACCGACTTGTACGACGCGTCGGCGGGCGGCGACACGGGCGGGCGCGAAGACGTGCTGCTGCGGCGGCTGTCGGAGGGCAGCACCACCGGCATGCGCGACGTGGTCGAGACGCTGCAACCCGAGCAGAACGCAGCGATGCGGGCACCCGCCGGGCAGAGCGTGCTGATTCAGGGAGCGGCGGGATCGGGCAAGACGACCATCGGCTTTCATCGGCTGGCCTGGATGATGCACCCAGACCGACTGCACCACCGCGCCACCCCCGAAACGACGCTGGTGCTGATGCCCAATCAGGTGCTTGCCAGCTACGCCGCCCGCGTGCTGCCGGGGCTGAATCTGGAAGGCGTGACCGTGACCACGCCCGAGCGCTGGCAGCTGGGATTTCTGGGGCTGGAAAAGATGGACGTGACCGACCGCACCCTGACGCTGCTGCTGCAAGACCGCGACAACGGGCGCAGGCGAGCGGCGTGGCGGCGGGCCAAAGCGCTGGGCGACGTGCGGATGCTGGCGGTGGTGCGCCGCTATCTGAGGCTGCGTCTGGAAGCCAATCTGGGCACGCTGGCGTATCAGGCAGTGGTCGAGACCGGGCGCAAGGAAGCCGAGGTGCAGCTGTCGTCGGCGCAGCTTCACGACCTGCTGGGTACTGTTCTGACCCGCGAGCCGCTGGAAGGCTATCGCCCGGCCTTCCGCGCCGCACTGGAAGCCGAACTGCTGGCCCAGGCGAATGCGACCGATGCTCAGGAAGTGTCGGTGCTGCGCCAGCTCGCGCCCGATCTGACGCGGCTGGTGGGCCGGATTTTTGCGGGAATGTTGCCCGTGACCGAGGCGCGGCGGCTGCTTCAGGACGAGGCCACTCTGCGCTCGGCAGCCGGGGAACTGCTCGACGAACGCACCCTGAGCGTGCTGCTGAGCGATCCGCTGGCGAGTGTCGCCAAGCCGCGCCGCTCGTATGCCGACGTGACCGAGTTACCGCTGATGCTGGCGGTGGCGGGCCTGCTCGATGGGCTGGGCCGCCGAGTGGGGAACGCGCTGGAGCCGTATTCGCATGTGGTGCTCGATGAGGCGCAGGATTATGCGCCGCTGCTGTACGCCCTGCTGGGCCGCGCCGCCCGCCCCGGTCATATCACGGCGCTGGGCGATCTGAACCAGGGACTGCACGGGTACAAGGGGCCGAATTCCTGGGCAGATGTGCAGGCGGCGCTGGGCAATGCGGGGGGCGCTGGCGCTGAACTGCTGCGGCTTTCGCACACCTACCGCAGCACCCGGCAGATCACCGAACTGAGTGCCCAGGTCGCCGCCACCTACAACCGGGCGGCGGGCGTGGTGGGTGTAGACCGAGACGGGGCGGCCGTCGAGCGCCTGACCGGTGCGCCGCTGCCCGAGCTGATCGCCCGCGCCGTCAAGACCATGCAGGCGGCAGGACAGACCAATATCGCCGTCGTGACCCGCCGTGCCAGCGACGCCGACGCGCTGGTTCCGCTGCTCCAGCAGCACGACCTCGACGCACAGCCGATTCTGAATGAGCTGGCCCGCTATGTGGGCGGCGTGGTGATCCTGCCGGTCAATCTGGCAAAAGGGCTGGAATTCGACGGCTGTGTGGTCGCCGGGGCCGACGCGCAGACGTACGATCCTGCCACCGAATATGAAAGCCGCCTGCTGTACGTGAGCGTGAGCCGTGGACTGCACCGGCTGGCGCTGGTGGCAGAAGGCGAACTGCACCCGCTGCTCTAG
- a CDS encoding ABC transporter permease — translation MRPDAGASGLNRRVHPLPLALSAVLAAFLLLPTLLLLLRGLNTDFLSTLIGPVVQDALRVSVLTSGASLLLTVLLGTPAAWLLSRRRFVGHALLETLLDLPITLPPVVAGVALLLTFGSQGVLGRPLALAGIDLAFSPAAVVLALLFTSAPFYIRTARAGFSAFDPDIESAARVDGANERRVFHLVTLPLALPFLLEGLVLAWARSLGEFGATILFAGSLQGKTRTITLSIYSAMESDLRPALVLSAVMVIFAFLLLLLVRVLAARVAR, via the coding sequence GTGCGCCCTGACGCCGGGGCCTCTGGGCTGAACAGGCGCGTCCACCCGTTGCCTCTGGCCCTGAGCGCCGTACTGGCCGCCTTTCTGCTGCTGCCCACGCTGCTGCTGCTGCTGCGCGGACTGAACACCGATTTTCTGTCCACCCTGATCGGGCCGGTGGTGCAGGACGCCCTGCGCGTGAGTGTGCTGACCTCGGGAGCCAGCCTGCTGCTGACGGTGCTGCTGGGCACGCCCGCCGCGTGGCTGCTGTCGCGGCGGCGTTTTGTCGGTCATGCGCTGCTGGAAACGCTGCTCGATCTGCCGATCACGCTGCCCCCGGTGGTGGCGGGTGTGGCGCTGCTCCTCACCTTCGGTTCTCAGGGGGTGCTGGGCCGCCCGCTGGCGCTCGCGGGCATCGATCTGGCATTCAGCCCGGCGGCGGTGGTACTGGCCCTGCTGTTCACCAGTGCGCCCTTTTACATCCGCACGGCCCGCGCAGGGTTTTCGGCCTTCGACCCCGACATCGAGTCGGCGGCCCGCGTGGACGGTGCGAATGAGCGGCGGGTCTTCCACCTGGTCACGCTGCCGCTCGCGCTGCCGTTTCTGCTCGAAGGGCTGGTGCTGGCGTGGGCACGCTCGCTGGGCGAATTCGGGGCCACCATCCTGTTTGCCGGGTCGCTTCAGGGCAAAACCCGCACCATCACGCTCTCGATCTACAGCGCCATGGAAAGCGATCTGAGGCCTGCACTGGTGCTGAGTGCCGTCATGGTGATCTTCGCGTTCCTGCTGCTGCTGCTGGTGCGGGTGCTGGCGGCGCGGGTGGCCCGCTAG
- the modA gene encoding molybdate ABC transporter substrate-binding protein, with amino-acid sequence MKRKIVWLALLLAAGTSSAANLTVFAASSLTDAFTEIGRQFDAQTGNTTSFQFAGSQALRTQLEQGAKADVYASANTAQFEPLVKAGKLSAGQPFVQNRLVVIAPRSSSAVNTLADLARPGVRLVLADKTVPVGDASRKTFDAIGRAGTYGKDFAARVQKNVVSEEPNVRQVAVKIQLGQGDAAVVYVSDVTPSLKGTVRTIGLPTRFNPLIGYPIGTLTGSANPQAASAFVQYVLSAAGQKILKKWGFVGAP; translated from the coding sequence ATGAAAAGAAAGATCGTGTGGCTCGCTCTGCTTCTTGCTGCTGGCACCAGTTCCGCCGCCAATCTGACGGTCTTTGCCGCTTCCAGCCTGACCGACGCCTTTACCGAGATCGGCAGGCAGTTCGATGCTCAGACGGGCAATACCACCAGTTTCCAGTTTGCCGGATCGCAGGCGCTGCGGACACAGCTTGAACAGGGCGCGAAGGCCGACGTGTACGCCAGCGCCAACACAGCTCAGTTCGAACCGCTGGTGAAGGCGGGCAAGCTGAGCGCCGGACAGCCGTTCGTGCAGAACCGCCTGGTGGTGATCGCGCCCAGAAGCAGCAGCGCCGTGAACACCCTGGCCGATCTGGCGCGTCCTGGCGTGCGGCTGGTGCTGGCCGATAAAACGGTTCCGGTCGGAGATGCCAGCCGAAAGACCTTCGATGCCATCGGCAGAGCGGGCACGTATGGCAAAGATTTCGCGGCCCGCGTCCAGAAGAATGTGGTGAGCGAGGAACCCAACGTGCGGCAGGTGGCGGTCAAAATTCAGCTCGGGCAGGGCGACGCGGCGGTGGTGTATGTCAGCGACGTGACGCCCAGCCTGAAAGGAACGGTGCGAACCATCGGCCTGCCGACACGCTTCAATCCGCTGATCGGGTATCCCATCGGTACCCTGACGGGCAGCGCCAACCCGCAGGCCGCCAGCGCGTTCGTGCAGTATGTGCTGTCGGCGGCTGGGCAGAAGATTCTGAAGAAGTGGGGCTTCGTGGGTGCGCCCTGA
- a CDS encoding substrate-binding domain-containing protein: protein MERAGLSLKSHVRQLRERAGLRPGELAQSIGLTRQALHSIETQAYVPNTLIAFQLARVLNCTVDELFTLSRPQVEATLMGRATLPTRVQLARLGERLLGFALTGEAGLGQAADGVALSPDTPNEGAAPGSVVVELFSDLSRADQTAVLVGCDPSLGLAATYVARQRPQARLLWHSASSTAALRALARNEAHAAGIHLYEAAPGVSNLDAVQRELPGQRVHLFTLWSWEQGLMVAAGNPQRLRVPADLLRSGVRLVNREPGAGSRALLDAWLGEAGVSLAQRRELPGYSDEVPSHLEAAALVASGQADAAPGPRSTAQALGLGFVPVQRERFDLVVPGAHLQHPAIAALLLAVQQPDFRAELAALGGYDPQHAGELWQTTSPTLETL from the coding sequence GTGGAACGCGCCGGGTTGTCGCTGAAATCGCATGTTCGCCAGTTGCGCGAGCGGGCCGGGTTGCGTCCAGGCGAACTGGCGCAGTCGATAGGACTGACGCGGCAGGCGCTGCATTCCATCGAAACGCAGGCGTATGTTCCAAATACGCTGATTGCCTTTCAGCTCGCCCGTGTCCTGAACTGCACGGTAGACGAGCTGTTTACGCTGTCCAGGCCGCAGGTTGAGGCGACGCTGATGGGGCGGGCCACCTTGCCGACGCGGGTACAACTGGCCCGGCTGGGCGAGCGTCTGCTGGGGTTTGCCCTGACGGGTGAAGCAGGTCTGGGGCAGGCCGCCGATGGAGTGGCACTCTCTCCGGATACGCCGAATGAGGGTGCCGCGCCGGGGAGCGTGGTCGTCGAACTGTTCAGCGACCTGTCGAGGGCCGATCAGACCGCTGTGCTGGTGGGCTGCGATCCCTCGCTGGGACTGGCCGCCACGTATGTCGCCCGGCAGCGTCCACAGGCCCGGTTGCTGTGGCATTCGGCGTCGAGTACGGCGGCGCTGCGTGCCCTGGCAAGAAATGAGGCGCACGCCGCTGGAATTCATCTGTACGAAGCGGCTCCCGGCGTATCTAACCTGGACGCCGTGCAGCGCGAATTACCGGGGCAGCGCGTCCATCTGTTCACGCTCTGGTCGTGGGAACAGGGGCTGATGGTGGCGGCGGGTAATCCGCAGCGCCTGCGCGTTCCCGCCGATCTGCTGCGCTCCGGTGTGCGGCTGGTGAACCGTGAACCCGGTGCCGGAAGCCGCGCTCTGCTCGATGCGTGGCTGGGCGAGGCGGGTGTGTCGCTGGCGCAGCGCCGCGAGTTGCCCGGTTACAGCGACGAAGTGCCGAGCCATCTGGAAGCCGCCGCCCTTGTCGCGTCGGGGCAGGCCGATGCCGCACCGGGGCCGAGGAGCACCGCGCAGGCGTTGGGCCTGGGCTTCGTGCCGGTGCAGCGGGAACGCTTCGATCTGGTGGTGCCGGGCGCACATCTTCAACATCCGGCCATCGCGGCGCTGCTGCTCGCCGTGCAGCAGCCCGATTTCCGCGCCGAACTCGCCGCACTGGGCGGCTACGACCCGCAGCATGCTGGCGAACTGTGGCAGACGACTTCACCCACTCTGGAGACTTTATGA
- a CDS encoding TetR/AcrR family transcriptional regulator, translated as MQSDPVRPEPPALRRDAAENRSRLLNAARVVFAEQGIQAPLEHVSRQAGVGIGTLYRRFPTREALLEALFNEEYHLYIQAADEALKMPDAWTGFTHYISRICELQGEHGTIREFLSVTPGVSTPLPLHQVLFERAERIVERAKQQGTLRPDVEVGDTALIAWANAEIVKITRRVAPEQWRRHLSLMLDGLRCKSSELFPAPLSSEDILKAMRQNV; from the coding sequence ATGCAATCTGACCCTGTGCGCCCTGAACCGCCCGCTCTGCGCCGAGACGCGGCGGAGAACCGCAGCCGTCTGCTCAATGCAGCCCGCGTGGTGTTCGCAGAGCAGGGTATTCAGGCTCCCCTGGAACACGTCAGCCGTCAGGCCGGGGTGGGTATCGGCACGCTCTACCGCCGCTTTCCGACCCGCGAAGCTCTGCTGGAAGCGCTGTTCAACGAGGAGTATCACCTGTACATTCAGGCCGCCGATGAAGCGCTGAAGATGCCCGATGCCTGGACGGGGTTCACGCATTACATCTCGCGCATCTGCGAGTTGCAGGGAGAGCACGGAACCATTCGCGAATTTCTGAGCGTCACGCCGGGTGTTTCCACGCCGCTGCCGCTGCATCAGGTGCTGTTCGAGCGTGCCGAGCGCATCGTCGAGCGTGCCAAACAGCAGGGCACCCTCCGCCCCGATGTCGAGGTCGGTGACACCGCGCTGATTGCCTGGGCCAACGCCGAAATCGTCAAGATTACCCGCCGCGTCGCGCCCGAGCAGTGGCGGCGTCACCTCAGCCTGATGCTGGACGGGCTGCGCTGCAAATCCTCGGAACTGTTTCCCGCCCCGCTGAGCAGCGAGGATATCCTGAAGGCAATGCGCCAGAACGTCTGA
- a CDS encoding c-type cytochrome: MQITLNRRSYLAATVLSLLAGSAYVSAAPSPFTAAQATSGAATYKAQCAMCHGATLNNGGAPKLAGAAFLKKWAPNSEDDLFYIMSTTMPQTNPGGLKTSEYENVLTYILQKNGFKPGKVALKSTNLKKYNFSK, encoded by the coding sequence ATGCAAATAACCCTTAATAGGCGGAGCTATCTTGCCGCCACAGTTCTCTCTTTGCTTGCTGGCAGCGCTTACGTGTCAGCAGCGCCTTCACCTTTTACGGCAGCCCAGGCTACCAGCGGGGCGGCGACCTACAAAGCGCAGTGTGCTATGTGCCACGGGGCCACACTTAATAATGGCGGCGCACCCAAGCTTGCTGGGGCAGCGTTTCTGAAGAAGTGGGCACCCAACTCGGAAGACGATCTGTTCTACATCATGAGCACCACCATGCCACAGACCAATCCGGGCGGCCTGAAAACTTCCGAGTATGAAAACGTACTGACCTACATTCTTCAGAAGAACGGCTTCAAACCCGGCAAGGTGGCCCTCAAATCCACCAACCTGAAGAAATACAACTTCAGCAAATAA
- a CDS encoding pyrroloquinoline quinone-dependent dehydrogenase, whose product MKKAHLLMLALTASLLGTAGAVQGPTQDDLNNADQATDSWLMYNKGYMGQRYSPLDQINASNAANLQKTCTFKTGEAGSFQVTPQVYKGSMFIATSEHSYAIDASNCKLLWTNVYKPTGPEVNPVSRGFALADGVAYRGTPDAHLIAIDMGTGKTLWDVKVADSSNGYFTSSAPVVWNGMVFTGEAGADWGVKAHMYAFDAKTGKKMWTFDLIPTGNQAGADTWQNADSTATGGGSIWSSYTIDANKGLIYMSVGNPAPDFAAEYRPGANLYTNSVVALDAKTGKLDHYYQQTPNDSKDYDTSAAPVLYDVDGATRMAVSTKGGYLFSYDETTQKQVFKKAVITVKNQDKRPTKAGLPICPNYTGGSQWSSPAYMPSNKMLVVNAVDWCGVVKLGEVRLIKGQLFFGGAMQLNDIKTAVGNTIGYDAATGKELWRYSLPGVRIVGGVTTTGGGLVMSGDSNGTMFVLDGTSGKVLYKDNVGKAPIGGGVATYTVGGKQYMALAAGNTSKGVTGVADVGSRIVIYSLK is encoded by the coding sequence ATGAAAAAAGCACACCTTCTGATGCTTGCCCTGACCGCCTCGCTGCTCGGAACGGCAGGAGCCGTCCAGGGGCCGACCCAGGACGACCTGAACAACGCCGACCAGGCCACCGATTCATGGTTGATGTACAACAAGGGCTATATGGGTCAGCGCTATTCACCGCTCGACCAGATCAATGCTTCCAACGCCGCCAACCTGCAAAAGACCTGCACCTTCAAGACCGGTGAGGCAGGTTCTTTTCAGGTTACGCCGCAGGTTTACAAGGGTTCGATGTTCATTGCAACGTCCGAGCATAGCTACGCTATCGATGCCTCGAACTGCAAGCTGCTGTGGACAAATGTGTACAAGCCGACCGGCCCTGAAGTCAATCCGGTCAGCCGTGGCTTTGCGCTCGCAGACGGCGTGGCCTACCGTGGTACGCCCGACGCCCACCTGATCGCCATCGACATGGGCACCGGCAAGACCCTGTGGGATGTCAAGGTCGCAGATTCCAGTAACGGCTACTTCACCAGCTCGGCACCTGTCGTCTGGAACGGCATGGTCTTCACCGGAGAAGCCGGAGCCGACTGGGGCGTCAAGGCGCATATGTACGCCTTCGATGCCAAGACCGGCAAGAAGATGTGGACATTCGACCTGATTCCTACCGGCAATCAGGCAGGAGCCGACACCTGGCAGAACGCCGACTCCACCGCGACCGGCGGCGGCTCGATCTGGTCGAGCTACACCATCGACGCCAACAAGGGCCTGATTTACATGTCGGTCGGCAACCCCGCACCCGACTTCGCGGCGGAGTACCGCCCCGGAGCGAACCTGTACACCAACTCGGTAGTGGCGCTCGATGCCAAGACGGGCAAGCTCGATCACTACTATCAACAGACGCCCAACGACAGCAAGGACTACGACACCTCGGCAGCCCCGGTGCTGTACGACGTGGACGGAGCCACCCGCATGGCTGTCTCGACCAAGGGCGGCTACCTGTTCTCGTATGACGAAACCACCCAGAAGCAGGTCTTCAAGAAGGCCGTCATCACGGTGAAGAACCAGGACAAGCGCCCCACCAAGGCAGGCCTGCCCATCTGCCCCAACTACACGGGCGGCTCGCAGTGGTCCAGCCCCGCGTACATGCCCAGCAACAAGATGCTCGTCGTCAATGCGGTGGACTGGTGCGGTGTAGTGAAGCTCGGTGAGGTGCGCCTCATCAAGGGCCAGCTGTTCTTCGGCGGCGCGATGCAGCTGAACGACATCAAGACCGCCGTGGGCAACACCATCGGCTATGACGCGGCAACGGGCAAGGAACTGTGGCGCTACAGCCTGCCGGGCGTGCGAATCGTGGGCGGCGTGACCACCACGGGCGGCGGCCTGGTGATGTCGGGCGATTCCAACGGCACGATGTTCGTGCTGGACGGTACGAGCGGCAAGGTGCTGTACAAGGACAACGTCGGCAAGGCCCCGATTGGCGGCGGCGTCGCGACCTACACCGTGGGCGGCAAGCAGTACATGGCGCTGGCAGCCGGGAACACCTCCAAGGGCGTGACGGGCGTTGCCGACGTGGGCAGCCGCATCGTCATCTACAGCCTCAAGTGA
- a CDS encoding MFS transporter — protein sequence MSELLQDSAPDTPSDRLPLALARRTMRLSMYEGGFAMFFINWTSGSVLTGYALHLGASDTALGLIASVPLLAQAISPVAAWLAARRGSRRATAVLCAVVGRGLWLLTPLLAVAPLPGEGRAAALLAVVAVSSLFIAANGALWTAWMGDVVPWKERGRYFGLRTGVLGVVGTLANLLAGFWLDRVAAPLNFQVVLTVAAVMGLLAAVLLTRHDEPGLSGTPLRMRRTISLPLGDPNFRRLLAFAVYWQFAVLIAAPFVLPYFLTHLHMSYVQIAIWGTISAVAAFFLAPTWGRLSDRVGNKPVLAISTFLAGTLLPVSWMVASPGMLWPIWISAVVDALVWSAINPGIFNLSLASTPVSNRAAFIAVFSAATGLSGFVGGLLSGPLLELYRAVTPPNGAWTPYHWLFITSGVFRMLAWALLRRVEENGAWRTRALLSETRQRIRPGRQRALYPWKVRPRPPKRHDHREP from the coding sequence ATGTCCGAACTGCTGCAAGACTCCGCCCCCGATACGCCTTCCGACCGGCTGCCACTCGCGCTGGCACGGCGCACCATGCGGCTCTCGATGTACGAGGGCGGGTTTGCCATGTTCTTTATCAACTGGACCAGCGGCAGTGTCCTGACCGGATACGCGCTGCATCTGGGAGCGTCTGATACGGCGCTGGGCCTGATTGCCAGCGTGCCGCTGCTGGCCCAGGCGATCAGCCCGGTGGCCGCGTGGCTGGCGGCGCGGCGCGGCAGCAGGCGGGCAACGGCGGTGCTGTGCGCGGTGGTCGGGCGCGGACTGTGGCTGCTGACGCCGCTGCTGGCGGTGGCTCCGCTGCCGGGCGAGGGGCGGGCGGCAGCGCTGCTGGCGGTGGTCGCGGTATCGAGCCTGTTTATCGCAGCCAACGGCGCACTCTGGACCGCCTGGATGGGCGACGTGGTGCCCTGGAAGGAGCGCGGGCGGTATTTCGGGCTGCGAACCGGAGTGCTGGGCGTGGTGGGCACCCTTGCCAACCTGCTCGCCGGATTCTGGCTCGACCGGGTCGCCGCGCCGCTGAATTTTCAGGTGGTGCTGACGGTGGCAGCTGTCATGGGCCTGCTGGCCGCCGTGCTCCTGACGCGCCACGACGAACCCGGCCTGAGCGGAACCCCGCTGAGGATGCGCCGCACCATTTCGCTGCCGCTGGGCGACCCCAATTTTCGCCGCCTGCTGGCGTTCGCGGTCTACTGGCAGTTTGCCGTGCTGATCGCCGCGCCGTTCGTGCTGCCGTACTTCCTGACGCATCTGCACATGAGTTACGTTCAGATCGCCATCTGGGGAACGATCAGCGCGGTGGCCGCGTTTTTCCTGGCTCCGACGTGGGGCCGCCTGAGCGACAGAGTGGGCAACAAACCGGTGCTGGCGATCAGCACATTTCTGGCGGGCACGCTGCTGCCGGTGTCGTGGATGGTCGCCTCGCCGGGCATGCTGTGGCCCATCTGGATTTCGGCGGTGGTCGATGCGCTGGTCTGGAGCGCCATCAATCCCGGCATCTTCAATCTCAGCCTTGCCAGCACACCCGTTTCCAACCGCGCCGCCTTTATCGCGGTCTTCAGTGCCGCCACCGGCCTATCGGGATTCGTGGGCGGGCTGCTATCGGGGCCGCTGCTGGAGCTGTACCGCGCCGTTACACCCCCGAACGGTGCCTGGACGCCTTACCACTGGCTCTTCATCACCTCTGGCGTGTTCCGCATGCTGGCCTGGGCACTGCTGCGGCGGGTCGAGGAAAATGGCGCGTGGCGCACGCGGGCGCTGCTGTCGGAAACCCGGCAGCGCATCCGCCCCGGCAGGCAGCGGGCGCTGTATCCGTGGAAAGTGCGGCCCCGACCACCGAAGCGGCATGACCACCGAGAACCCTAG